One window of Leopardus geoffroyi isolate Oge1 chromosome B3, O.geoffroyi_Oge1_pat1.0, whole genome shotgun sequence genomic DNA carries:
- the LOC123582229 gene encoding olfactory receptor 11G2-like → MSMSEANNISGSVSEFILLGFPCRREIQILLFVIFSLIYLLTLMGNTSIICAVWSSRKLHTPMYILLANFSFLEICYVSSDVPKMLANIISQTKSISYAGCLLQFYFFFSMCAAEGYFLSAMSFDRFLAICRPLRYPTIMTYHLCARLVVFCWVGGFLSILMPAVLMSQVPFCGPNIIDHFFCDLGPLLALSCAPVPKTTLTCATVSSLIIFITFLYILGSYSLVLRAVLRVPAGSGRNKAFSTCASHFLVVSLFYGSVMVMYVSPGSRSHPGTQKFVTLFYCMATPFFNPLIYSLRNKDMKDALKKVLGAPSKEITKNKEK, encoded by the coding sequence ATGAGTATGTCAGAAGCCAACAATATCTCTGGGTCTGTGAGTGAGTTCATCCTCCTGGGCTTCCCATGCCGCAGGGAGATCCAGATCCTCCTCTTTGTCATCTTCTCCCTCATCTACCTTCTGACTCTCATGGGGAACACATCCATCATCTGTGCCGTGTGGTCAAGCCGGAAACTCCACACACCCATGTACATCCTCCTGGCCAACTTCTCCTTCCTGGAGATCTGCTATGTCAGTTCTGATGTGCCCAAAATGTTGGCCAACATCATCTCCCAGACTAAGAGTATCTCCTATGCTGGCTGCCTGCTCCagttctactttttcttttctatgtgtGCTGCTGAAGGCTACTTTCTGTCTGCAATGTCCTTTGATCGGTTCCTTGCTATCTGTCGACCTCTACGTTACCCCACCATCATGACTTACCATCTATGTGCCCGATTAGTGGTTTTCTGCTGGGTAGGTGGCTTTCTATCCATACTCATGCCTGCAGTTCTCATGTCCCAGGTGCCCTTCTGTGGCCCTAACATCATTGACCATTTTTTCTGTGACCTGGGACCATTGCTAGCCCTGTCCTGTGCTCCAGTTCCCAAAACTACTCTAACTTGTGCTACTGTAAGTTCTCTTATCATCTTTATCACCTTCCTCTACATTCTAGGGTCCTATAGCTTAGTTTTGCGTGCTGTACTTCGGGTCCCAGCTGGCTCAGGTAGGAACAAAGCCTTTTCTACATGTGCCTCACACTTCTTGGTGGTTTCCCTGTTCTATGGATCAGTCATGGTGATGTATGTGAGTCCAGGTTCCAGGAGCCATCCTGGAACACAGAAATTTGTGACACTGTTTTACTGCATGGCAACCCCATTCTTTAATCCTTTGATTTACAGTCTTCGGAACAAAGATATGAAAGATGCACTCAAGAAAGTCCTGGGAGCACCATCAAAAGAAATTacgaaaaataaagagaaatga